A genomic stretch from Synergistaceae bacterium includes:
- a CDS encoding AzlC family ABC transporter permease: protein MRACVIRRAFHDTLPVMAGYIVLGMGFGILLSAKGYGVLWAVVMGIMIYSGTMQFAAAEMFAAGTGLAETAITAFMMGARHIFYGLTMSEKYRNIHGLKKAYMIFALTDETYSLVCESDDEDYCFWVSLLDHSYWLTGGVIGTLIGEILPFDSRGIDFVLTALFVSICTEQWLDAENHIPAIIGFVSSVVCLVIFGAGNFLIPAMIIIAVMLIALRGKIDV from the coding sequence ATGCGAGCTTGTGTGATACGCCGGGCATTTCATGACACGCTCCCGGTGATGGCCGGCTATATAGTGCTGGGAATGGGATTCGGAATCCTCCTCAGCGCAAAAGGCTACGGGGTATTGTGGGCTGTAGTCATGGGCATAATGATTTACTCCGGTACAATGCAGTTTGCCGCGGCGGAAATGTTCGCTGCGGGGACGGGGCTGGCTGAGACGGCAATAACGGCGTTCATGATGGGCGCGAGGCATATATTCTACGGCCTCACGATGTCGGAAAAGTACAGGAACATTCACGGCCTGAAGAAAGCCTACATGATTTTCGCCCTGACTGATGAAACGTATTCGCTTGTCTGTGAGTCAGATGATGAGGATTACTGCTTCTGGGTCTCATTGCTGGATCATTCATACTGGCTAACGGGCGGTGTAATCGGCACATTAATCGGGGAGATTCTTCCGTTTGACTCGCGTGGGATAGATTTCGTGCTGACCGCGTTATTCGTGAGCATATGCACGGAGCAATGGCTTGACGCGGAGAATCATATTCCGGCGATTATCGGGTTCGTGTCAAGCGTTGTATGCCTTGTGATATTCGGGGCGGGGAATTTCCTGATTCCGGCCATGATAATTATTGCGGTTATGCTTATTGCGCTTAGGGGGAAAATTGATGTTTGA